One segment of Aquimarina sp. BL5 DNA contains the following:
- a CDS encoding CHAT domain-containing protein — MTLKLTQVFSWTLLILICLICKTGYSQISKDTIAADSYYKKGDSLLYYRNYKESVIYFEKAISIYKNTRSWSQLADSHNKISGNYISTFNFEKTIYHAERALAISETRIPDNAKVKAATLDNIGTYHRISGSDFAIALDYYNKAFRLRSENLTKDHLDFAISYFNLGTVYTNKGLYKEALEYFEKALEIRRKTSIEETIEISEIYRQIGNVFYEQGLYDDTLAYLEKALGIANKIYKSDNFYFVDLYNNIGLMYNYKNEYNRALEYYIKSLHLSELQLGADHPDQVRMHYNIANIYYAQKIKEKSLFHLDKTIKICLQAFGDDFPNLALPYSLKGLLIRGEEGVSYIKKALVLARKVYGENNVRTAYFYSYLGELYHEIDQYEKAFEYANKGLDIRLKIFGEHNFYVVESYNLIATFEISKKQYKKALDYLEKAILANKQPDNIVGIEQGEFDMFLSPTRLLTSLERKAFVLNTLHKKENDVQMLKESATAYEKASRLIEMIRRTQFNKEDKMTFARDAKNVFFGNISTQLLLDPNTNESISSAFNYSEKSKAGFLKDLLNEANAKGYSNLPKELLVLEKNLRKVKADATSKLSQQKTEKSNSDTNISAVENEILDISRKQDSLKTVLEKEYPKYYQLKYESEVVSIVEIQNKLNENATFLEYFVEQNTVYAFIITKNTAVVEELSIAELDKKIENFRKSITLKNTDEYIKEGLQLYNELISPIRKNFRGEHLIIVPDESLWYLNFDLMLTTEPEKDVMNELPYLLYEYAISYANSANILFRSHNRRTKENQLRKECLAFSFSNEDDIGDGDVLDFEKFRNSKEDLPGTRNEIRAIANIVKGNYFFGSEAVESNFKKNANQYSILHLALHGEVDNENPGNSRIYFTKAKDSIEDNLLYSHELYALNIPSDLTVLTACNTGVGKIAKGEGVLSLGTAFQYAGTKSLLLTSWEVPDKTTPDVMKNFYQNLNNGMDKASALQQAKIQYIKTADVFTNHPLYWGAFYVLGDNSPLEIDSPASSNWMLYFIIGLSSIAILLIFRKKLIRSFF; from the coding sequence ATGACACTTAAACTCACACAGGTTTTCAGCTGGACTCTTTTGATACTTATTTGTTTGATTTGCAAAACAGGGTATTCACAAATATCCAAAGACACTATTGCAGCTGATTCCTATTATAAAAAAGGAGATTCATTATTGTATTATAGAAATTATAAAGAATCAGTTATATATTTTGAAAAGGCGATATCGATATACAAAAACACTAGATCTTGGAGTCAATTAGCGGATAGTCATAATAAAATATCAGGGAATTATATTAGCACCTTCAATTTTGAAAAAACAATTTACCATGCGGAAAGAGCTTTAGCAATTAGTGAAACCAGAATACCTGATAATGCTAAGGTGAAAGCTGCCACCTTAGATAATATAGGTACTTATCACAGAATTAGTGGTTCTGATTTTGCAATTGCTCTGGATTATTACAACAAGGCTTTTCGGTTACGATCAGAAAACCTAACAAAAGATCATCTTGATTTTGCAATATCTTATTTTAATTTGGGAACGGTTTATACCAATAAAGGACTGTATAAAGAGGCCCTAGAATATTTCGAAAAAGCACTTGAGATTAGAAGAAAAACGAGTATCGAGGAAACTATAGAAATATCAGAAATTTATCGACAAATTGGTAATGTTTTTTACGAGCAAGGATTATATGATGATACCTTAGCATATCTGGAAAAAGCTTTGGGTATTGCTAACAAGATTTATAAATCAGATAATTTTTATTTTGTTGATTTATACAACAATATCGGATTGATGTATAATTACAAAAACGAATATAATAGAGCCCTGGAGTATTATATAAAATCCCTTCACTTAAGCGAATTACAATTGGGGGCAGATCATCCTGATCAGGTGCGAATGCATTATAATATTGCGAATATTTATTATGCTCAAAAAATCAAGGAAAAATCACTATTTCATTTAGATAAAACGATAAAGATATGCTTACAAGCTTTTGGAGATGATTTTCCTAACCTTGCTTTACCATATAGCTTAAAGGGTTTATTGATAAGAGGAGAAGAAGGAGTGTCTTACATCAAAAAAGCACTTGTTTTAGCACGAAAAGTCTATGGAGAAAATAATGTTAGAACAGCTTATTTCTATTCTTATTTAGGCGAGCTGTATCACGAAATTGATCAATATGAAAAAGCATTTGAATATGCGAATAAAGGACTTGATATTAGGTTAAAAATTTTTGGTGAGCATAATTTTTATGTAGTCGAATCTTATAACCTTATAGCTACTTTCGAAATATCTAAAAAACAATATAAAAAAGCATTAGACTATTTAGAAAAGGCAATTTTAGCAAATAAACAACCTGATAATATTGTTGGAATAGAGCAGGGAGAGTTTGATATGTTTTTAAGCCCAACAAGGTTACTGACATCTTTAGAACGTAAAGCATTTGTGTTAAACACGCTGCATAAGAAAGAAAACGATGTGCAAATGCTAAAAGAAAGTGCCACTGCCTACGAAAAAGCTAGTCGATTGATAGAAATGATTAGACGTACTCAATTTAACAAGGAGGACAAGATGACATTTGCACGAGATGCAAAGAATGTCTTTTTTGGGAATATCTCTACACAGTTATTGTTGGATCCAAACACAAACGAATCTATCAGCAGCGCTTTTAATTATTCTGAAAAAAGTAAAGCTGGTTTTTTAAAGGATTTGTTGAATGAAGCGAATGCAAAAGGATATTCTAATTTGCCTAAAGAGCTGTTGGTTTTAGAAAAGAACTTGAGAAAAGTAAAGGCAGATGCTACATCTAAATTATCTCAACAGAAAACGGAAAAGAGTAATTCGGATACAAATATTTCTGCGGTAGAAAATGAAATTCTCGATATTTCTAGAAAGCAAGATTCATTAAAAACTGTGCTGGAAAAAGAATATCCTAAATATTACCAACTGAAGTATGAAAGTGAAGTAGTATCGATTGTGGAAATACAAAATAAACTGAACGAAAACGCAACGTTCTTAGAATATTTTGTAGAGCAAAATACAGTATATGCCTTTATAATTACTAAGAATACTGCTGTAGTAGAAGAATTATCGATAGCTGAACTTGATAAAAAAATAGAAAACTTCAGAAAAAGTATTACTCTTAAAAACACAGATGAATATATAAAAGAAGGATTACAACTATATAACGAACTTATCAGCCCCATAAGAAAGAATTTTAGAGGAGAACATCTAATTATTGTTCCAGATGAATCTCTATGGTATCTTAATTTTGATTTGATGTTGACTACTGAACCCGAAAAAGATGTAATGAATGAATTACCATATTTGCTTTATGAATATGCAATTAGTTATGCCAATTCTGCGAATATTTTATTTCGTTCTCATAACAGAAGAACAAAAGAAAATCAACTTCGAAAAGAGTGTCTTGCATTTTCTTTTTCTAATGAAGATGACATTGGAGATGGAGATGTATTAGATTTTGAAAAGTTTAGAAATTCTAAAGAAGATTTACCAGGAACACGTAATGAAATAAGAGCTATAGCAAATATTGTAAAAGGAAATTATTTTTTCGGTTCAGAGGCGGTAGAATCAAATTTTAAGAAGAATGCTAATCAGTATAGTATATTACATTTAGCTTTACACGGAGAAGTGGACAATGAAAATCCAGGAAATTCTAGGATTTATTTTACTAAGGCCAAAGATTCGATAGAGGATAACTTGCTATACAGTCATGAGTTATACGCTTTGAATATTCCATCTGATTTAACAGTACTTACCGCCTGCAATACAGGTGTAGGAAAAATAGCCAAAGGTGAAGGTGTCCTTAGTTTAGGTACCGCATTTCAGTATGCTGGCACTAAGAGTCTTTTGTTAACTAGTTGGGAAGTTCCTGATAAAACGACACCTGATGTTATGAAAAATTTTTATCAGAATCTGAATAATGGAATGGATAAAGCCAGTGCATTACAACAGGCGAAAATTCAATATATAAAAACGGCAGATGTATTTACGAATCATCCATTGTATTGGGGAGCATTTTATGTGCTAGGAGATAATTCACCTTTAGAAATTGATAGTCCTGCATCATCCAATTGGATGCTCTATTTTATTATTGGTTTATCTAGTATCGCAATACTATTGATTTTTAGAAAAAAATTAATTAGAAGTTTCTTTTAA
- a CDS encoding putative quinol monooxygenase: protein MKFALLVRLQAKTGKEQEVANFITNALPLAIDEPDTITWYAIKIDSSTFGIFDTFPHEEGRQAHLTGKIANALMANASELLAEEPTIEKVEILASKKQMS from the coding sequence ATGAAATTCGCATTATTAGTAAGACTACAAGCAAAAACAGGAAAAGAGCAAGAAGTAGCAAACTTTATTACAAACGCGCTTCCTTTAGCTATTGATGAACCCGATACGATTACTTGGTATGCCATCAAAATTGATTCTTCTACTTTTGGTATCTTTGATACTTTCCCTCACGAAGAAGGAAGACAAGCACATTTAACTGGGAAAATTGCTAATGCACTTATGGCAAATGCATCTGAATTATTAGCTGAAGAACCTACAATTGAAAAAGTGGAAATATTAGCTTCAAAAAAGCAAATGAGTTAA
- a CDS encoding AraC family transcriptional regulator has product MSSSVLGKLVKEYFNKTLTKLIAQRIVVEAKRELYLTSKSVKEVAFLLGYEDEYYFSRFFKKQVGVSPNIYRKTVGFAKQES; this is encoded by the coding sequence ATTTCTTCTAGTGTTTTAGGTAAACTTGTTAAAGAATATTTTAACAAAACACTAACCAAACTAATAGCACAGCGAATAGTTGTCGAAGCAAAAAGAGAACTATATCTTACGTCAAAATCGGTAAAAGAAGTGGCTTTTTTACTCGGATATGAAGATGAATATTATTTCAGTAGATTTTTTAAAAAACAAGTAGGAGTCTCTCCTAATATTTATCGTAAAACAGTAGGTTTTGCAAAGCAGGAGAGTTAA
- a CDS encoding AraC family ligand binding domain-containing protein: protein MKNKASTLINETNGELAFKLFSFSDDSNFDHIQRHNYYSIILILIGEAQLQIELEKYIIPNKTVICISPYQPYSLKSIKNISGIVLNFHSDFFCTYKHQNEIETEGVLFHSIFGRCFFNLSNEETLLNIITQMELEITQGKIGQHESLVSYLKIFLISILRIKKLDTNSAKISSKENSKPQILQSLIYSIETNYKKNIPQKTMLKF from the coding sequence GTGAAAAACAAGGCATCAACACTTATCAATGAGACAAATGGAGAACTAGCATTTAAGCTATTTTCATTTAGTGATGATAGTAATTTTGACCATATTCAAAGGCATAATTATTATTCTATCATACTTATTCTTATAGGTGAAGCTCAGTTACAAATAGAACTAGAAAAATATATAATCCCAAATAAAACAGTTATTTGTATTTCTCCATACCAACCCTATTCTTTAAAATCCATCAAAAACATTTCTGGAATTGTATTAAATTTTCACTCCGACTTTTTTTGCACCTATAAACATCAAAATGAGATCGAAACAGAAGGAGTATTGTTTCATAGTATTTTTGGGCGTTGCTTTTTCAATTTATCAAATGAAGAAACACTTCTAAATATTATTACCCAAATGGAATTAGAAATTACACAAGGCAAAATAGGACAACACGAATCACTTGTATCTTATTTGAAGATATTTCTTATTTCAATCTTAAGAATAAAAAAATTAGATACAAATAGTGCAAAAATATCATCTAAAGAGAATAGTAAACCCCAGATTTTACAATCATTAATATATTCTATCGAAACGAATTACAAAAAAAACATACCCCAAAAGACTATGCTGAAATTCTAA
- the serS gene encoding serine--tRNA ligase — translation MLLVQQIIANKEEYIKALAKRNFDAAPILEKVINLDEERRATQAKLDNTLADSNKLSKEIGMLFKNGEVKKATILKEKTSQLKESSKDLSNSLSGIQDELTNLLYTIPNVPHASVPDGQSEDDNEEVFREGDIPVLEEGALPHWELAKKYNIIDFELGVKITGAGFPVYKGKGARLQRALISYFLDKNTEAGYKEYQVPHLVNEASGYGTGQLPDKEGQMYHVTADDLYLIPTAEVPVTNMFRDELVNENDLPICCTGYTPCFRREAGSYGAHVRGLNRLHQFDKVEIVRIEKPENSYEALDGMVDHVKKLLKELKLPYRILRLCGGDIGFTAALTYDFEVFSTAQDRWLEISSVSNFESYQANRLKLRFKDTNSKNQLAHTLNGSSLALPRVLAGILENYQTPNGIKIPDVLVPYCGFEYID, via the coding sequence ATGTTACTTGTACAACAAATTATAGCAAACAAAGAGGAGTATATTAAAGCGCTGGCTAAAAGGAATTTTGATGCTGCTCCTATTCTGGAAAAGGTAATTAATCTGGATGAAGAAAGACGTGCTACTCAGGCAAAACTGGATAATACACTTGCTGATTCTAATAAATTATCCAAAGAAATCGGAATGCTATTTAAAAATGGTGAAGTAAAAAAAGCTACTATTTTAAAAGAAAAAACAAGTCAACTTAAAGAAAGTTCTAAAGATTTATCGAACAGTTTATCTGGTATCCAAGATGAATTAACAAATTTATTATACACAATTCCTAATGTTCCTCATGCTTCTGTTCCTGATGGACAAAGTGAAGATGATAATGAAGAAGTATTTAGAGAAGGAGATATTCCTGTTCTGGAAGAGGGAGCTTTACCTCATTGGGAATTGGCTAAAAAATATAACATCATTGATTTTGAACTTGGTGTAAAGATTACAGGAGCTGGATTCCCAGTTTACAAAGGGAAAGGTGCCAGATTACAACGTGCTTTAATCAGTTATTTTCTAGATAAAAACACAGAAGCTGGTTATAAGGAATATCAGGTTCCGCATTTGGTTAATGAAGCTTCGGGTTATGGTACTGGACAATTACCAGATAAAGAAGGACAAATGTATCATGTTACTGCAGATGATCTTTACCTAATCCCTACGGCCGAAGTACCAGTTACTAATATGTTTAGAGATGAATTAGTAAATGAAAATGACCTCCCTATTTGTTGTACAGGATATACACCCTGTTTCAGAAGAGAGGCTGGTTCTTATGGAGCTCACGTTCGTGGATTGAATCGTTTACATCAATTTGACAAAGTAGAAATTGTGCGTATCGAAAAACCAGAAAATTCATATGAAGCATTGGACGGAATGGTAGATCATGTAAAAAAGCTTCTTAAAGAATTAAAATTACCATATCGTATCTTACGTCTTTGTGGAGGAGATATCGGATTTACTGCTGCCCTAACCTATGATTTTGAGGTGTTTTCTACAGCACAGGATCGTTGGTTAGAAATAAGTTCTGTATCTAATTTCGAATCCTACCAAGCTAATCGTCTCAAATTGAGATTTAAAGACACCAATAGTAAAAATCAGTTGGCGCACACTCTTAACGGTAGTTCATTAGCATTACCAAGAGTATTAGCAGGTATTTTAGAAAACTACCAAACTCCAAACGGTATCAAAATCCCGGATGTTTTAGTTCCTTACTGTGGATTCGAATACATTGATTAG
- the rsmA gene encoding 16S rRNA (adenine(1518)-N(6)/adenine(1519)-N(6))-dimethyltransferase RsmA, whose amino-acid sequence MSSKFKKNKAQSLNYKGHQEKTAVRAKKHLGQHFLKDEDIAKKIGDTLTLNNYTNVIEIGPGMGVLTKYILQKDVDLIAMDLDTESIEYLNTNFPLEHPEIRNGKGTFQVIEADFLKYDLDTLFDNEQFAITGNFPYNISSQIVFKTLEKRHRIPEFTGMFQKEVAQRICETSGSKTYGILSVLTQAFYDAEYLFTVPPSVFNPPPKVDSGVLRLIRKPIQELPCDEKLFYKVVKTAFGQRRKTLRNSLKTFQLIDEIKEMDMLSKRPEQLNVDQFIELTLLIEKSVN is encoded by the coding sequence ATGTCTTCCAAATTCAAAAAAAACAAAGCCCAATCCTTAAACTATAAAGGGCACCAAGAAAAGACTGCTGTCCGTGCAAAAAAACATTTAGGCCAGCATTTTTTAAAAGATGAAGACATTGCAAAAAAAATTGGGGATACCCTAACCTTAAACAACTATACCAATGTAATCGAGATTGGTCCAGGTATGGGTGTACTTACCAAATACATCCTCCAAAAAGATGTTGACCTAATTGCTATGGATTTAGATACCGAATCTATCGAGTACCTCAACACCAATTTCCCTTTAGAACATCCTGAAATCAGAAACGGTAAAGGAACATTTCAGGTTATCGAAGCGGATTTCCTAAAATATGATCTCGACACATTATTTGACAATGAGCAATTTGCAATTACTGGTAATTTCCCATATAACATTTCATCTCAAATTGTTTTTAAAACCTTAGAGAAACGTCATAGAATTCCTGAATTTACAGGAATGTTTCAGAAAGAAGTTGCCCAACGAATTTGCGAAACATCTGGGAGTAAAACCTACGGTATCTTGTCTGTACTAACTCAGGCATTTTATGATGCCGAATATCTATTCACTGTTCCTCCATCTGTTTTTAACCCACCACCCAAAGTAGACAGTGGTGTGTTACGTTTAATTAGAAAACCAATACAGGAACTACCTTGTGATGAAAAACTCTTTTACAAAGTAGTAAAAACTGCTTTTGGACAACGAAGAAAAACATTAAGAAACAGCCTAAAAACTTTCCAATTAATTGATGAAATTAAGGAAATGGACATGTTAAGCAAAAGACCAGAACAATTAAATGTTGATCAGTTTATAGAATTAACATTACTTATTGAAAAATCAGTAAATTAA
- a CDS encoding DUF4286 family protein, which yields MYIYNVTINIEETKHEQWLDWMKNEHIPDMLATGKFSKALMSKVLVEEEMGGLTYSVQYTTDTKTTLEKYYAEDAERLRAKTNKFAGHFVAFRTELEIISEQ from the coding sequence ATGTACATTTATAACGTTACTATCAACATTGAAGAAACCAAACATGAGCAATGGTTAGACTGGATGAAAAATGAACATATTCCGGATATGCTGGCTACAGGAAAATTCAGTAAGGCTTTAATGAGTAAAGTTCTAGTAGAAGAAGAAATGGGAGGTCTTACTTATTCTGTCCAATATACTACAGATACTAAAACAACACTCGAAAAATATTACGCTGAGGATGCAGAACGCCTTCGAGCTAAAACAAATAAATTTGCAGGACATTTTGTTGCTTTCAGAACAGAATTAGAAATCATTAGCGAACAATAA
- a CDS encoding RNA polymerase sigma factor, with protein sequence MSDKKLKKIIEQAIQGNELAFDHFLQDVFKKLKPQLLSLTNSEAEVQDVFIVSMQKFWERFIVNQEQLPKNSTAYIYIMCKNAWLISKRNLWNSFTLKDDLNQLKDKEEVTYENTQDTIKDLEQEWLQKRALSEALESLSPKCKTLMESEIDPEIKLKDLQQRLGFQNYQALVQAKYNCKKRLIKKVYEIFDQLITYK encoded by the coding sequence ATGAGTGACAAGAAGTTAAAAAAGATAATAGAACAAGCTATTCAAGGAAATGAATTAGCTTTTGATCATTTCCTTCAAGATGTATTTAAAAAATTGAAGCCACAACTCTTATCCCTAACTAATTCTGAAGCCGAAGTTCAAGATGTTTTTATAGTTTCAATGCAAAAATTCTGGGAACGATTTATTGTAAATCAAGAACAATTACCTAAAAATAGCACTGCATATATATATATTATGTGTAAGAATGCCTGGTTAATCTCCAAACGCAATCTTTGGAATTCTTTTACTTTAAAAGATGATCTAAACCAGTTAAAAGATAAAGAGGAGGTAACTTATGAGAATACACAAGATACTATTAAAGATTTAGAACAAGAGTGGTTACAAAAAAGAGCGTTATCAGAAGCATTAGAAAGTTTATCTCCTAAATGCAAAACATTGATGGAATCAGAAATAGATCCTGAAATAAAATTAAAAGATTTACAACAACGACTCGGATTTCAGAACTATCAAGCTTTAGTACAAGCAAAATACAATTGTAAAAAGAGACTGATTAAAAAGGTTTATGAGATATTTGACCAGTTAATAACATATAAGTAA
- a CDS encoding tol-pal system YbgF family protein — protein sequence MEERDTEDILLISRYFDLDLSEEEMIEFDKRMIQDPSFKLKVKKFSKSKNLVNQFVKNKKQEQRTNKWKELISDKQTTSTSYQAFKWIGGIAAIFVILISSWYYIHQSNNTDLDKLTDYAWNRKVGFENYLVRNNNAEPSKKIILEAYKYFEKKEYDLTIRTLKKYNTSQLYYEDALLIRALSKHKTDHTTIALQTLDSLINLPSKRLYKEALWYKGLIYMDIKDLESAKKYLDIPNDKNSEIRLKETSN from the coding sequence ATGGAAGAAAGAGACACCGAAGACATATTACTTATTTCAAGATATTTTGACCTTGATCTTTCTGAAGAAGAAATGATCGAATTTGATAAAAGAATGATCCAGGATCCTTCTTTTAAACTTAAAGTGAAAAAATTCTCAAAAAGCAAAAACCTTGTAAATCAATTTGTTAAAAATAAAAAACAGGAACAACGAACTAATAAATGGAAGGAACTAATCTCTGACAAACAAACTACTTCTACATCTTATCAAGCTTTTAAATGGATCGGAGGCATTGCAGCTATCTTTGTGATTCTAATTTCTTCTTGGTATTACATTCATCAATCTAACAATACCGATTTGGATAAATTGACTGATTATGCCTGGAATAGAAAAGTAGGATTTGAGAATTATTTGGTAAGAAATAACAATGCAGAACCTTCTAAAAAAATAATACTAGAAGCTTATAAATATTTTGAGAAAAAGGAATACGATCTTACAATTCGTACGCTTAAAAAATATAATACTTCGCAATTATATTATGAAGATGCATTACTCATACGCGCATTATCAAAACATAAAACAGACCATACTACTATTGCGTTGCAAACATTGGATTCATTAATCAATCTACCATCAAAACGTCTTTACAAAGAAGCATTATGGTATAAAGGTTTGATCTATATGGATATAAAAGATCTAGAATCGGCAAAAAAATACCTTGATATTCCTAATGACAAAAATTCTGAAATACGATTAAAAGAAACTTCTAATTAA
- a CDS encoding tetratricopeptide repeat protein: MRFIVFYIALFFAIPVFGQSEQLAKNYMQQGKYEKALSVYQKLYNKNPNRTNYLLGLVESHQQLEQFDKAEKILQKQIEKKPNNAQLLVELGHHYEVQENAVKAKTYYDKALKKFNGNNLNAAYSLGQSFEKYNLLDQAALIYEKGMASNPGANFNVQLAKIYGEQGKLEKMFDSYLSLLQLQPNYKNVVQRNFNQYITDDPLNEANVIFRKLLIKKLQQNPDIIYNEMLSWLFVQQKDFKKAFVQEKAIYKRKDEGLQGIIGLARIAIGAKDIKSATQILDYILEAPAGNDLKLTAHKIILKAKTDLADKKEYKAINQQYNTIFETYGKSRETIGLQIDYAHFLAFNQDRKQEAADFLKRLLDKEKLSRFQSSRAKMKIADILVLDQKFNQALIYYTQVQNALKNNFLAQDARFKVAKTSYYKGDFAWAQTQLDVLKSSTSQLIANDAMELSLIISDNSLEDSTQTALKIFAKGDLLAFQNKNQEAIAKYGEILVNHKGEKIEDETFLRQAKLFEKEKQFEKAKVNYLKIIEFYPDDILVDDAYYWLAELYVNVLQQPEKAKELYEKLIFNHADSIYFVDARKKYRTLRGDAIN, translated from the coding sequence ATGCGCTTTATCGTATTCTATATAGCCTTATTTTTTGCGATCCCAGTGTTTGGCCAATCCGAGCAGCTGGCAAAGAATTATATGCAGCAAGGTAAATACGAAAAAGCACTTTCTGTATATCAGAAGCTATATAATAAAAACCCCAATCGCACCAACTATCTTTTAGGGCTAGTGGAATCACACCAGCAATTAGAGCAATTCGATAAGGCAGAAAAAATCCTACAAAAACAAATTGAAAAAAAGCCTAACAATGCACAACTACTTGTAGAATTAGGGCATCATTACGAAGTTCAGGAAAATGCTGTAAAAGCAAAAACATATTATGATAAAGCCTTAAAAAAATTTAATGGCAACAATCTAAATGCAGCATATTCTCTTGGTCAAAGTTTCGAAAAATATAATCTCCTCGATCAGGCAGCTTTAATCTATGAAAAAGGAATGGCTTCTAATCCTGGCGCTAATTTTAATGTCCAACTTGCTAAAATATACGGTGAGCAAGGTAAGCTAGAAAAAATGTTTGATAGCTATCTTTCCCTACTTCAGCTACAACCTAACTATAAGAATGTTGTTCAGAGAAATTTTAATCAATATATTACAGATGACCCGTTAAACGAAGCCAATGTTATTTTCAGAAAATTACTAATAAAAAAGCTTCAACAAAATCCAGATATTATTTACAATGAGATGCTTAGCTGGCTTTTTGTGCAGCAAAAAGATTTCAAAAAAGCTTTTGTACAAGAAAAAGCTATTTACAAACGTAAAGATGAAGGATTACAAGGTATTATTGGACTCGCTCGAATTGCTATAGGAGCTAAAGATATAAAGTCCGCAACACAAATTTTAGATTACATTCTAGAAGCACCTGCCGGAAATGACTTGAAACTAACCGCTCATAAAATTATTCTGAAAGCCAAAACTGACCTTGCCGACAAGAAAGAATATAAAGCGATTAATCAACAATATAACACGATTTTCGAGACGTATGGAAAATCCAGAGAAACTATTGGATTGCAAATTGATTATGCACATTTCCTAGCCTTTAATCAAGATAGGAAACAGGAAGCTGCTGATTTTCTTAAACGATTATTAGATAAAGAAAAACTTTCCAGATTTCAATCTTCTAGGGCCAAAATGAAAATTGCAGATATTCTTGTTTTAGATCAAAAATTTAACCAGGCACTTATTTATTACACCCAAGTACAAAACGCTTTGAAAAATAATTTTCTAGCTCAAGATGCTAGATTCAAAGTAGCAAAAACAAGTTATTACAAAGGTGATTTTGCATGGGCACAAACGCAATTAGATGTACTGAAATCATCTACCTCTCAGTTAATTGCCAATGACGCAATGGAATTGAGTCTTATCATAAGTGACAATTCATTAGAAGATTCAACGCAGACCGCATTAAAGATTTTTGCGAAAGGTGACTTATTAGCTTTTCAGAATAAAAATCAAGAAGCTATCGCCAAATACGGAGAAATACTTGTCAATCATAAAGGTGAAAAAATTGAGGATGAAACATTTCTACGACAAGCAAAATTGTTCGAAAAAGAAAAACAGTTTGAAAAAGCGAAAGTAAACTACCTAAAGATTATAGAATTCTACCCTGATGACATTCTTGTTGATGATGCCTATTATTGGCTTGCAGAATTATATGTAAATGTGCTACAACAACCGGAAAAGGCTAAAGAATTATACGAGAAACTAATCTTTAATCATGCAGATAGTATTTATTTTGTAGATGCCAGAAAAAAATACCGAACCTTACGAGGCGATGCCATTAATTAG